In the Chlorobium limicola DSM 245 genome, one interval contains:
- a CDS encoding YgaP family membrane protein, whose amino-acid sequence MTTIRKTATMEKNMGQVDRALRAIIGIIVIVLGVVYQNWLGAIGLIPLLTASIGFCPLYKLLGIKTCSEC is encoded by the coding sequence ATGACAACAATCCGAAAAACAGCGACTATGGAAAAGAATATGGGACAGGTTGACCGGGCGCTCAGGGCAATCATAGGAATTATTGTAATCGTGCTCGGCGTGGTTTACCAGAACTGGCTGGGAGCGATAGGACTGATACCCTTGCTGACGGCAAGCATTGGGTTCTGCCCTCTCTACAAACTTCTCGGCATCAAGACATGCAGCGAGTGCTGA